A DNA window from Leptolyngbya subtilissima AS-A7 contains the following coding sequences:
- a CDS encoding class I SAM-dependent methyltransferase: protein MPDTITKLAYQAFQQGKSYFGLAHKAVSTQVMQTVSPPKDLQTTPLDIKSLQLLQQRMGDLLERDWQDAEAGVYPKELLFDNPWDDFFRFYPLVCLDLPQIWDRLNKRDHHRFSDDIDTAGYPKYYLQNFHHQTDGYLSDMSANLYDLQVEILFNGTADPMRRRILAPLKQGLAAAGVEDGAKVLDVACGTGRTLGMIRDALPKTSLYGVDLSPTYLRKANENLLAKPGLLPQLVQANGESLPFVDNYFDGVVSVFLFHELPAVARQNVINEMYRVVKPGGTVVLCDSIQRLDSPEFEAAMENFPAMFHEPYYRHYTTDDLNLRLTDAGFESVSNQVHFMSKYWVCRKPATV from the coding sequence ATGCCTGACACCATCACAAAACTGGCCTACCAAGCCTTTCAACAGGGCAAAAGCTACTTTGGGCTAGCCCACAAAGCCGTTAGTACCCAAGTTATGCAGACGGTCAGTCCACCCAAAGACCTTCAAACCACGCCCCTAGACATAAAGTCTCTTCAACTGCTACAGCAGCGTATGGGTGACTTGCTAGAACGCGATTGGCAAGATGCAGAAGCTGGAGTTTATCCCAAAGAGCTGCTGTTTGATAATCCTTGGGATGACTTCTTCCGGTTTTATCCCCTTGTTTGCCTCGATCTACCCCAGATTTGGGATCGCTTGAACAAGCGCGATCATCACCGGTTTTCTGACGACATCGACACAGCTGGGTATCCCAAATACTACTTGCAAAACTTTCACCACCAGACCGACGGCTACCTGAGCGACATGTCGGCTAACCTGTACGACCTTCAGGTTGAAATCCTCTTCAACGGCACCGCTGACCCTATGCGCCGCCGCATTCTGGCTCCTCTGAAGCAGGGCCTGGCAGCGGCTGGCGTTGAGGATGGAGCAAAGGTTTTGGATGTCGCCTGTGGCACGGGGCGGACCCTCGGCATGATTCGCGATGCCCTGCCTAAAACGTCGCTCTACGGCGTTGACCTGTCGCCCACCTACTTGCGCAAGGCTAACGAAAATCTGCTGGCCAAGCCCGGATTGTTGCCGCAGCTCGTGCAGGCCAACGGTGAAAGCCTGCCGTTTGTAGATAACTACTTCGATGGCGTAGTGAGCGTTTTCTTGTTCCACGAACTGCCAGCAGTGGCGCGGCAGAATGTGATTAATGAAATGTATCGGGTGGTAAAACCTGGCGGTACTGTGGTGCTGTGCGACTCGATTCAGCGGCTTGACTCTCCTGAGTTTGAGGCGGCAATGGAGAACTTCCCAGCGATGTTCCATGAGCCCTACTACCGGCACTACACTACCGATGACCTCAACCTGCGCTTGACTGATGCAGGATTTGAATCGGTCAGTAACCAGGTGCACTTTATGAGCAAGTACTGGGTATGCCGCAAGCCAGCGACGGTCTAG
- a CDS encoding DUF4168 domain-containing protein — MTAAVKSCVRWLKQWGTRRNSSLGMQGQRLVHRVVYLGVVILLLGTATPAFAASSPAADLPTPAVSPTQPDANDIPSETVSRFVNAYMAVVKLIESRELGLQRAETDTESRQMQQEIQAAALDLIQANGLTLSAYWELLGLANSDPEFRDRVLAQIDEVNL; from the coding sequence ATGACTGCTGCTGTTAAGTCCTGCGTCCGTTGGTTGAAACAGTGGGGCACCCGGCGCAATTCTTCGCTAGGTATGCAAGGCCAGCGCCTAGTACATCGGGTGGTGTATCTGGGCGTGGTCATCCTGCTGCTGGGTACAGCTACCCCTGCCTTCGCCGCATCCTCACCAGCGGCGGATCTACCAACACCAGCAGTTTCCCCCACCCAACCCGACGCCAACGATATTCCCTCAGAAACCGTCAGCCGTTTTGTTAATGCCTACATGGCCGTCGTCAAGCTGATTGAGTCGCGCGAACTCGGCCTACAGCGGGCCGAGACCGACACCGAATCGCGCCAGATGCAGCAGGAGATTCAGGCCGCAGCCCTCGATCTGATTCAAGCCAATGGTCTCACCCTCTCCGCTTACTGGGAACTGCTAGGGCTCGCCAACAGCGACCCAGAATTTCGCGATCGCGTCCTCGCCCAAATCGATGAAGTCAATCTCTAA
- the hisS gene encoding histidine--tRNA ligase, translating into MESIQSLPGTEDILPKAQFVGQDLKVADIHTWQRVEATAREILGRAAYREIRTPTFEATALFERGIGEATDVVGKEMYSFKDKGDRGCTLRPEGTAGVVRAYVQHSLYAQGGVQRLWYTGPMFRYERPQKGRQRQFHQVGVEVLGSADPRADVEVIALATDILQALGLKNLTFYLNSVGDRGDRTRYREALVAYLTPYAADLDEDSRDRLIRNPLRILDSKDEKTQAITQAAPSILDYLGPDSKRHFDQVLTQLNALGIVYELNPRLVRGLDYYTHTAFEIQSSDLGSQATVCGGGRYDRLVEELGGPSTPAVGWAIGLERLTLLLEALEQGKATAPDIYLVSRGEQAEANALQLAQKLRHRGIAVELDLSAAAFGKQFKRADRSGAAACLIIGDDEAAQGTVQIKWLTSGDQTSLSQAALLSDTDGFLQQLQSRV; encoded by the coding sequence ATGGAGTCGATTCAATCGCTGCCCGGAACTGAAGACATTTTGCCTAAGGCGCAGTTTGTTGGCCAAGACTTAAAGGTGGCCGATATTCACACCTGGCAGCGGGTAGAGGCGACAGCGAGAGAGATTTTGGGCCGGGCCGCCTACCGCGAAATTCGCACCCCTACCTTTGAAGCCACCGCCCTGTTTGAACGGGGCATTGGTGAAGCTACCGATGTAGTGGGCAAAGAGATGTACAGCTTCAAAGATAAGGGCGATCGCGGCTGTACCCTGCGCCCTGAAGGTACCGCTGGGGTCGTTCGGGCCTACGTGCAGCACAGTCTCTACGCCCAGGGTGGTGTCCAGCGGCTCTGGTATACTGGCCCCATGTTTCGCTACGAGCGCCCCCAAAAAGGTCGCCAGCGTCAGTTTCACCAGGTGGGAGTCGAGGTGCTGGGCAGCGCCGACCCCCGCGCCGATGTAGAAGTGATTGCCCTGGCTACAGATATCTTGCAGGCTTTGGGCCTTAAGAATCTGACGTTTTACTTAAACTCGGTGGGCGATAGGGGCGATCGCACCCGCTACCGCGAGGCTCTAGTCGCCTATCTCACCCCCTATGCGGCAGATTTGGACGAGGATTCGCGCGATCGCCTCATCCGCAACCCCCTGCGCATTCTCGACAGCAAAGACGAAAAAACCCAGGCCATTACCCAGGCGGCCCCCAGCATTTTGGACTACCTGGGCCCCGACTCTAAGCGCCACTTTGATCAGGTGCTGACCCAGCTCAACGCCCTGGGCATTGTCTACGAACTCAACCCACGTCTAGTGCGAGGGCTTGACTACTACACCCACACCGCCTTTGAAATTCAGTCAAGCGATCTAGGGTCTCAGGCCACGGTGTGCGGCGGTGGCCGCTACGACAGGTTAGTGGAAGAACTGGGCGGGCCGTCTACCCCGGCGGTGGGTTGGGCCATTGGGCTAGAGCGTCTCACCCTGCTGCTCGAAGCCCTGGAGCAGGGTAAGGCCACGGCTCCAGATATCTATTTAGTCTCTCGCGGTGAGCAGGCCGAAGCCAATGCCCTGCAGCTGGCCCAAAAACTGCGCCACCGAGGGATAGCGGTAGAGCTAGACCTCAGCGCGGCCGCCTTTGGTAAGCAGTTTAAGCGGGCCGATCGCAGCGGGGCCGCCGCCTGCCTGATCATTGGTGACGATGAGGCGGCCCAGGGAACTGTGCAGATCAAGTGGCTAACCTCAGGCGACCAAACCAGTCTCTCTCAGGCGGCATTGCTTAGCGATACCGATGGTTTTTTGCAGCAGCTTCAAAGCCGAGTATAG
- the pyrE gene encoding orotate phosphoribosyltransferase codes for MDQLLIDAPAATLLSLKTDELRSPLLDLFCRGAYQEGDFVLSSGQRSTYYINGKLVTLHPQGALMVGRLLLDLVSPETVAVAGLTLGADPLVTAVSLVGVYGDGQSPTPEGQRTLFPLIIRKEAKGHGTRAYIEGLELPSGSPVTVLEDVVTTGQSALKAVDRLQAAGYQVNQILALVDRQQGGAELYQSHNLPFKALFTIRDIQAHWATVNPV; via the coding sequence ATGGATCAGCTTTTGATTGATGCACCCGCTGCCACTCTTCTCAGCCTCAAGACCGATGAGCTGCGATCGCCCTTGCTCGACCTGTTTTGCCGAGGTGCCTATCAAGAGGGTGACTTTGTGCTCAGTTCGGGCCAGCGCAGCACCTATTACATTAACGGCAAGCTGGTGACGCTGCACCCTCAGGGGGCACTGATGGTTGGTCGCCTCCTGCTAGACCTCGTATCGCCAGAGACCGTAGCAGTGGCCGGGCTCACCCTAGGCGCCGACCCCTTGGTTACGGCAGTGAGTCTGGTGGGCGTCTATGGCGATGGGCAAAGCCCGACTCCCGAGGGCCAACGCACCCTCTTCCCGCTAATCATTCGCAAAGAGGCTAAGGGACACGGCACCCGCGCTTATATTGAGGGGCTTGAGCTACCCTCGGGCAGCCCTGTCACCGTGCTTGAAGACGTCGTCACTACTGGCCAATCAGCCCTTAAAGCCGTCGATCGCCTTCAGGCTGCTGGGTACCAGGTCAACCAGATTCTTGCCCTAGTCGATCGCCAGCAGGGCGGTGCCGAGCTGTATCAGAGCCACAATCTACCCTTCAAAGCTCTATTTACCATCCGAGATATCCAGGCCCACTGGGCTACCGTTAACCCGGTCTGA
- a CDS encoding SAM-dependent methyltransferase, whose translation MSAPRPDIGFIPTPGDAMVAMLKLAELSPSDVVYDLGCGDGRLLIRASVDYGVRGVGVDVDAALLQRAQAKAEQAGVGDRLIFQQENLFETDFRTATVVFIYLLPHLNLRLRPRLQAQLQPGSRIVTHMFDMGDWAPYRTLHLQPSEEDSVLYLWRMPNKKALE comes from the coding sequence ATGTCAGCGCCCCGACCCGACATTGGTTTTATACCCACCCCTGGCGATGCCATGGTAGCCATGCTCAAGCTGGCCGAGCTCAGCCCCAGCGATGTGGTCTACGACCTGGGCTGTGGCGACGGGCGGCTGCTTATTCGGGCATCTGTAGACTATGGCGTTCGGGGGGTTGGGGTGGATGTGGATGCGGCCTTGCTGCAGCGGGCCCAAGCTAAGGCTGAGCAAGCAGGAGTAGGCGATCGCCTAATTTTTCAGCAAGAAAACCTGTTTGAAACCGATTTCCGCACCGCTACGGTAGTCTTCATCTACCTACTGCCTCACCTCAACCTGCGCCTGCGGCCTCGGCTCCAGGCCCAACTGCAACCTGGCAGCCGCATCGTCACCCACATGTTCGACATGGGCGACTGGGCCCCCTACCGCACCCTGCACCTACAACCCTCCGAAGAAGATTCGGTGCTTTATCTGTGGCGCATGCCCAACAAAAAAGCCCTCGAATAA
- a CDS encoding PBP1A family penicillin-binding protein — MSTNTIRHKSRRQPQPLRRAPNALKYVQDVGQVAAAALLGTTMIASSVLAGGLVGLAISFRNLPDVRVLRNYVPSETSYIYDINGTLLYSLHDEANREVIDLDEMSPHLKRAVLAVEDSYFYSHNGINPSSVGRALLANAQAGSTVEGGSTVTMQLVKNLFLTPERAVSRKVAEAVLALRLEQIFSKDEILEMYLNQVYWGHNNYGVETAAQSYFNKSARDLTLPEAAVMAGLIQAPESYSPFHNYEATKERQAVVLNRMRQLGWISPEEEVAARDAPLLVGEVKSFRSSISPYVTEAAVQELKQRFGNEAVVKGGMRVQTTVDLNMQRMAEATVQRHNARIRHIADQMALVSIDPRTHFVKAMVGGVDYQTSQFNRAIQAYRQPGSAFKPFVYYVAFATGRYTPASSIADTPVSYPDGYRYYSPKNYDSSFMGNIPIRTALETSRNVPAVKLGQAVGVNQIIELCRTLGIDSPMQPVTSLPLGAVDLTPMEMAGAYATFANNGWHSEPTFIVQVSDSSGNVLLDNTPQPQLVLDPWAAASLTDVLQGVIARGTGQAAQIGRPAAGKTGTTDSQRDVWFVGYVPQLSTAVWIGNDNYSPMRSGTTGGTYAAPVWRDFMQQALANTPAENFKRPSEFVQP; from the coding sequence GTGTCAACCAACACCATTCGCCACAAAAGCCGACGTCAGCCTCAGCCCCTGCGCCGAGCACCCAACGCGCTGAAGTACGTTCAAGACGTAGGGCAGGTAGCAGCGGCAGCCCTGCTTGGCACCACCATGATCGCCAGTTCGGTACTGGCGGGCGGGCTGGTGGGCTTGGCCATCAGCTTCCGCAACCTGCCTGATGTGCGGGTGCTGCGCAACTATGTGCCTAGCGAGACCAGCTACATCTACGACATCAACGGCACCCTGCTCTACAGCCTCCACGACGAAGCGAACCGCGAAGTTATCGACCTCGACGAGATGTCGCCGCATCTCAAGCGGGCCGTGCTAGCGGTAGAAGACAGCTACTTTTACTCTCACAACGGCATTAACCCCAGCAGCGTGGGCCGGGCCTTACTGGCCAACGCCCAAGCTGGAAGCACGGTAGAAGGTGGCTCGACCGTCACCATGCAGCTGGTAAAAAACCTGTTTCTCACTCCTGAGCGAGCTGTCAGCCGCAAGGTGGCAGAGGCCGTGCTGGCTCTGCGCCTAGAGCAAATCTTCAGCAAAGACGAAATTCTGGAGATGTATCTCAACCAGGTCTACTGGGGCCACAACAACTACGGGGTCGAAACTGCTGCCCAAAGCTACTTCAATAAGTCAGCCAGAGACCTTACCCTACCCGAAGCGGCTGTGATGGCGGGCTTGATTCAGGCTCCAGAAAGCTACAGCCCCTTCCACAACTATGAAGCCACCAAGGAGCGCCAAGCCGTCGTGCTTAACCGCATGCGCCAGCTGGGCTGGATCTCCCCAGAAGAAGAGGTGGCCGCCAGGGATGCGCCCCTGCTGGTGGGCGAAGTGAAATCATTCCGCAGCAGCATTTCTCCCTACGTTACCGAAGCGGCGGTCCAGGAGTTGAAGCAGCGCTTTGGCAACGAAGCGGTGGTGAAGGGCGGTATGCGCGTGCAAACCACCGTCGATCTCAACATGCAGCGCATGGCCGAGGCTACGGTGCAGCGACACAATGCCCGCATTCGCCACATTGCCGATCAGATGGCTCTAGTGTCTATCGATCCCCGTACCCATTTTGTGAAGGCAATGGTGGGCGGGGTCGACTATCAAACTAGCCAGTTCAACCGAGCGATTCAGGCCTACCGCCAGCCGGGCTCAGCGTTTAAGCCGTTTGTGTACTACGTGGCCTTTGCGACAGGGCGATACACCCCAGCCAGCAGCATTGCCGACACGCCGGTTAGCTATCCCGATGGCTATCGCTACTACAGCCCCAAAAACTACGACAGCAGTTTTATGGGGAACATCCCCATTCGCACAGCTCTAGAAACCTCGCGCAACGTGCCAGCGGTGAAGCTGGGCCAAGCGGTGGGAGTGAACCAAATTATTGAACTGTGCCGCACCCTCGGGATTGACAGTCCGATGCAACCGGTCACCTCGCTGCCCCTAGGTGCCGTGGATTTAACTCCAATGGAAATGGCCGGAGCCTATGCCACCTTTGCCAATAATGGCTGGCACTCTGAGCCGACTTTTATCGTGCAGGTGAGCGACAGCAGCGGCAATGTGCTGCTGGACAACACCCCCCAGCCTCAGCTGGTGCTTGACCCCTGGGCAGCTGCGTCGTTGACCGATGTTTTGCAGGGGGTAATTGCTCGGGGAACCGGTCAAGCCGCTCAGATTGGGCGACCAGCAGCGGGTAAAACCGGCACCACCGACTCCCAACGAGACGTGTGGTTTGTGGGTTATGTACCCCAACTCTCGACCGCCGTGTGGATCGGCAACGATAACTACTCACCAATGCGCTCTGGAACTACGGGCGGCACCTACGCTGCGCCGGTGTGGCGAGACTTTATGCAACAGGCCCTGGCCAATACGCCGGCCGAAAACTTCAAGCGACCTTCGGAATTCGTGCAACCCTAG
- the tyrS gene encoding tyrosine--tRNA ligase produces MNSVTMTQANPSSSPVEFESIYRGISEVFPHQPDSSDPEQNLTQRLLKCDRPLRVKLGIDPTGAEIHLGHSIPVRKLRAFQDAGHTAVLIIGDFTARIGDPTGKSEVRRQLTEADVKANAETYLDQVRPILDFDTPGRLEVRYNSEWLSSLDLGKILELLSTMTVGQMLAKEGFSERYGKGEPVFLHEFLYPLMQGYDSVAVQSDVELGGTDQKFNIAVGRDLQRHFGLLPQFGLLVPLLLGTDGIQKMSKSLGNYVGLQEDPLSMYSKLEKVPDALIKDYFELLTPFALDTLPENPRDRQKLLALEVTRQFHGETAAQQAQQAAISLVQGTGEPAAGVPEFSLAEINFPAKLFYLVGSTPLCASSSEARRQIQGGAVKLDGEKVTDPNQEFGSPADLIGKVVQVGKKKFARLTA; encoded by the coding sequence ATGAACTCAGTCACCATGACCCAGGCTAACCCCAGCTCCTCCCCGGTTGAATTTGAGAGCATTTATCGGGGCATCAGCGAGGTTTTTCCCCACCAGCCAGACTCTAGCGACCCAGAGCAGAACCTGACACAGCGGCTGCTGAAGTGCGATCGCCCCCTTCGGGTCAAGCTGGGCATTGACCCTACTGGCGCTGAAATTCACCTGGGCCACAGCATTCCGGTACGCAAGCTGCGCGCCTTTCAGGATGCTGGCCACACCGCCGTGCTGATTATTGGCGACTTCACCGCTCGCATCGGTGACCCCACCGGCAAGTCGGAGGTGCGCCGCCAGCTCACAGAAGCGGATGTGAAGGCCAATGCCGAGACCTACCTGGATCAGGTGCGCCCCATTCTCGATTTCGATACGCCTGGTCGGCTGGAGGTGCGCTACAACTCGGAGTGGCTGTCTTCCCTCGACCTGGGCAAAATTCTTGAGCTGCTCAGCACGATGACCGTAGGGCAGATGCTGGCCAAAGAAGGCTTCTCCGAGCGCTACGGCAAGGGCGAGCCGGTGTTTCTCCACGAGTTTCTCTACCCACTGATGCAGGGCTATGACTCAGTGGCGGTGCAGTCCGATGTGGAGTTGGGTGGTACCGACCAAAAATTCAATATTGCCGTTGGGCGCGATTTGCAGCGCCACTTTGGCCTGCTACCCCAGTTTGGACTGCTCGTGCCGCTGCTGTTGGGCACCGACGGCATCCAAAAAATGTCGAAATCCTTGGGCAACTACGTGGGGCTCCAGGAAGATCCTCTGAGCATGTATTCCAAGCTCGAAAAGGTTCCCGACGCGCTGATTAAAGACTACTTTGAGCTGCTGACGCCCTTCGCGCTTGACACCTTGCCGGAGAACCCGCGCGATCGCCAAAAGCTGTTGGCCCTAGAGGTCACCCGCCAGTTCCACGGCGAAACGGCGGCACAACAGGCGCAGCAGGCTGCCATTAGCCTTGTTCAAGGCACTGGTGAACCTGCAGCTGGGGTACCCGAATTCTCTCTAGCTGAAATTAACTTCCCGGCCAAGCTGTTCTACCTGGTGGGGTCTACCCCACTGTGTGCTAGCAGCAGCGAGGCCCGCCGCCAAATTCAAGGAGGTGCCGTGAAGCTCGACGGCGAGAAAGTGACCGATCCTAACCAGGAGTTTGGCAGCCCCGCCGATCTCATTGGCAAAGTGGTGCAGGTGGGCAAGAAAAAATTCGCTCGCCTCACAGCTTAG
- a CDS encoding Gfo/Idh/MocA family oxidoreductase produces MQNPILSSALDMHLSRNLPDPIRVGVIGVGNMGQHHTRVLSRFKDVELVGVSDVNVERGLDTAGKYRVRFFEDYQELLKHVDAVCVAVPTRLHHTVGMACLQAGVHVLIEKPIAASIAEAESLVNAAAAANCILQVGHIERFNPAFQELHKVLKTEELLALEARRMSPYSQRANDVSVVLDLMIHDIDLLLELAGSTVSTLTASGSRASNSGYLDYVTATLGFSNGIVATLTSSKVTHRKIRSITAHCKNSLTDADFLNNEILIHRQTTADCSTDYGQVLYRQDGLIEKVYTSNIEPLHAELEHFVNCVRGGEKPSVGGEQALKALRLASLIEQMALDGKPWHHFDPTALGKELTVAV; encoded by the coding sequence GTGCAAAATCCCATATTGTCATCTGCCTTAGACATGCACCTATCGCGAAATTTGCCCGATCCCATCCGCGTTGGCGTTATCGGTGTAGGTAATATGGGCCAGCACCACACCCGCGTGCTAAGCCGCTTTAAAGATGTCGAACTGGTGGGTGTGTCTGATGTCAACGTAGAGCGAGGCCTTGACACCGCTGGCAAGTATAGAGTGCGGTTTTTTGAAGACTACCAAGAGCTACTCAAGCACGTCGATGCCGTCTGCGTGGCGGTACCCACCCGACTACATCACACTGTGGGTATGGCCTGCTTGCAGGCTGGAGTTCATGTCTTAATCGAAAAACCCATCGCCGCCAGCATCGCCGAGGCAGAATCGCTGGTCAATGCGGCCGCGGCCGCCAACTGCATTCTACAAGTGGGGCACATCGAGCGATTTAACCCCGCCTTCCAAGAGCTCCATAAAGTACTCAAAACCGAAGAACTGCTGGCCCTAGAGGCCCGTCGTATGAGCCCTTACTCCCAGCGGGCCAACGACGTGTCGGTGGTGCTTGACCTCATGATCCACGACATCGACCTGCTGCTAGAGTTAGCTGGTTCTACGGTCTCTACCCTAACCGCTAGCGGCAGCCGCGCCTCCAATTCGGGTTACCTCGACTACGTCACCGCTACCCTAGGCTTTAGCAACGGCATTGTGGCCACGCTAACATCTAGCAAGGTCACTCACCGCAAGATTCGCAGCATTACGGCCCACTGCAAAAACTCTCTGACCGACGCCGATTTTCTCAACAACGAGATTTTGATTCACCGGCAAACTACCGCTGACTGCTCTACTGACTACGGCCAGGTGCTCTACCGTCAGGATGGCCTGATTGAAAAGGTCTACACCAGCAATATTGAGCCTCTCCATGCCGAGCTGGAGCATTTTGTGAACTGCGTTCGCGGCGGCGAGAAGCCTTCGGTCGGTGGCGAACAGGCCCTCAAGGCGCTGCGCCTCGCTAGTCTGATTGAGCAGATGGCCCTAGACGGCAAGCCCTGGCATCATTTTGACCCCACTGCCCTCGGCAAAGAGCTGACGGTGGCCGTGTAG
- a CDS encoding hemolysin family protein, translating to MGVLPHLSTVFIPEQLPAAAIASRLLAVLLLISINAFFVAAEFSMVSVRRSRISQLVSQGDLQAKTVQQLQRSLDRLLSTTQLGITLSSLALGWVGESTMAVILAFWITQTPLSAAQSEALAHALAIPVAFFLVAYLQIVLGELCPKSVAMLYPEQVARFLGPPSLTIARLFNPFIWILNQSTRLLLRLVNIQYSDQVTYSRLTPEELQLIIRTKAETPGLEAEERVILNNVFEFRDVTAGEIMVPRTQINAIPLAATFGELIEVVADTEHSRYPVIGDSLDDIQGMVELKQFLQPLAHQQINGDTPIRPWVKPARFVPEYTPLHELLATIQRTGEELVVVVDEFGGTAGLLTLRDLTTEIIGEIHEPDSETEQSVQLLEDQSYRIKAHTDLEEVNTLLDLALPYSDDYQTLGGFLIYQMQKIPHAGDRLTFADREWVVLSTDGPRLGDILVRSLDLPPPSGRGPNASAAAATDSDGFPLS from the coding sequence ATGGGCGTTTTACCTCATTTATCAACTGTCTTTATCCCTGAGCAGCTGCCTGCCGCTGCGATCGCGTCTCGACTGCTAGCGGTATTGCTGCTGATCAGCATCAACGCCTTTTTTGTGGCGGCAGAGTTCTCGATGGTGTCAGTGCGGCGATCGCGCATCAGCCAGTTGGTCTCCCAGGGGGATTTGCAGGCAAAAACGGTGCAGCAGCTTCAGCGCAGTCTCGACCGCCTGCTGTCGACCACCCAGTTAGGCATTACCCTATCGAGTCTGGCTCTGGGGTGGGTGGGTGAAAGCACGATGGCTGTCATCTTAGCCTTTTGGATTACTCAAACTCCCCTAAGCGCTGCCCAGAGTGAGGCCCTAGCCCACGCGCTAGCGATTCCGGTAGCCTTTTTTCTGGTCGCCTATCTGCAAATCGTGCTAGGCGAGCTTTGTCCTAAGTCGGTGGCGATGCTCTACCCCGAGCAGGTAGCCCGGTTTCTAGGCCCTCCTAGCCTCACTATCGCGCGGCTGTTCAACCCCTTCATCTGGATCTTGAACCAGTCGACCCGACTGCTGCTGCGACTGGTCAATATTCAGTACAGCGACCAGGTAACTTACAGCCGCCTCACTCCCGAAGAGCTTCAGCTAATCATTCGCACCAAGGCCGAAACCCCTGGCTTAGAGGCCGAAGAGCGCGTCATTCTCAACAATGTGTTTGAGTTTCGCGATGTCACGGCTGGAGAAATTATGGTGCCTCGCACTCAGATCAATGCCATTCCTCTAGCGGCGACCTTTGGTGAGCTGATTGAGGTAGTAGCCGACACTGAGCATTCTCGCTACCCGGTGATAGGGGACTCCCTAGACGACATCCAGGGCATGGTTGAGCTGAAGCAGTTTTTGCAGCCTCTGGCTCACCAGCAGATTAATGGTGACACCCCCATTCGTCCCTGGGTCAAGCCCGCTCGATTTGTGCCCGAGTACACGCCCTTGCATGAGCTGCTGGCCACGATACAGCGCACTGGCGAGGAGTTGGTTGTGGTAGTCGATGAATTTGGTGGCACTGCTGGCCTGCTCACCCTGCGTGATTTGACCACTGAAATCATTGGCGAAATCCACGAGCCCGACAGTGAGACTGAGCAGTCTGTGCAGCTGCTCGAAGACCAGTCCTACCGTATTAAAGCCCATACCGATCTTGAGGAGGTCAACACGCTGCTTGACCTTGCGCTACCCTACTCGGACGACTACCAGACCCTAGGAGGATTTTTGATCTATCAGATGCAAAAGATTCCCCATGCGGGCGATCGCCTCACGTTTGCCGATCGTGAATGGGTGGTTTTATCAACTGATGGCCCCCGGCTTGGGGATATTCTGGTGCGATCGCTCGATCTGCCCCCCCCGTCTGGGCGCGGGCCTAACGCTTCAGCAGCGGCGGCCACCGACTCCGATGGCTTTCCCCTCAGCTAA
- a CDS encoding helix-turn-helix domain-containing protein yields the protein MASDDTAPMPGQGSLSDRELQIVELVASGLTNQEISEKLEISKRTVDNHISNILTKTATGNRVALFRWALQSGKVCIDEVNCCLLPEVKVESQEA from the coding sequence ATGGCAAGCGATGATACGGCTCCAATGCCTGGTCAAGGGAGTCTCTCTGACCGAGAGCTACAGATCGTTGAGCTTGTGGCATCGGGGCTAACCAACCAAGAAATCTCAGAGAAGCTGGAGATCAGCAAACGCACCGTCGACAACCACATCAGCAATATTTTGACTAAGACCGCTACGGGCAACCGGGTGGCTTTGTTCCGCTGGGCGCTCCAGTCTGGTAAGGTCTGCATCGACGAGGTCAACTGCTGCCTACTGCCTGAGGTTAAGGTCGAGAGTCAAGAGGCTTAG